The following are encoded together in the Brassica napus cultivar Da-Ae chromosome A9, Da-Ae, whole genome shotgun sequence genome:
- the BNAA09G02770D gene encoding uncharacterized protein BNAA09G02770D has translation MPLSLVQAASVSYLRSQSTLPKPSSSVLLLQKSIFPDSKLTTFRRILRSSKKSSPRASLLETPVLWAGRICVFYALVRAGLAGSKSNPIVSGLESGGVDVEDDDGGVDLGFSKWIQNIKGKPDKDAADKRKLVSKWHPTTKGTLRRNYRVPSKGEGNRLLKAIASLLSDDDHFRDATSHKGCQIRRESAHGQSVCCNNVRALFDELPTPHLVVEITPFPAGPLTEIDYLKAEKLEKVLRSGPNI, from the exons ATGCCACTGTCACTAGTCCAAGCCGCTTCAGTCTCCTACCTGAGATCCCAATCCACTCTTCCCAAGCCTTCCTCCTCTGTTTTACTTCTCCAAAAGTCAATCTTTCCTGATTCAAAGTTAACAACTTTCCGCCGGATCCTTCGTTCCTCGAAGAAATCGTCCCCTCGTGCTTCCCTGCTCGAGACGCCTGTCTTGTGGGCTGGTAGAATCTGCGTCTTTTACGCGCTGGTCAGAGCTGGTTTAGCTGGATCCAAGTCTAACCCCATCGTCTCTG GTTTGGAGAGTGGCGGTGTTGatgttgaagatgatgatggtggtgtggATCTTGGTTTCTCCAAGTGGATTCAGAACATTAAGGGCAAACCAG ATAAGGATGCAGCTGATAAGAGGAAGCTAGTGAGCAAATGGCACCCAACGACAAAGGGAACACTTAGAAGGAACTACAGGGTACCTTCCAAAGGCGAAGGAAACCGTCTGCTCAAAGCCATTGCCTCTCTTCTCTCTGATGATGACCATTTCAGAGATGCAACATCTCACAAG GGTTGTCAAATACGGCGAGAGAGTGCACACGGTCAAAGCGTCTGTTGCAACAACGTGAGAGCTCTGTTCGATGAGTTACCAACGCCGCATTTGGTGGTTGAGATCACACCTTTTCCAGCTGGTCCGCTTACAGAGATTGATTACCTTAAGGCTGAGAAGCTGGAAAAGGTTCTTAGGTCAGGCCCCAACATCTGA